In Ptiloglossa arizonensis isolate GNS036 chromosome 6, iyPtiAriz1_principal, whole genome shotgun sequence, the DNA window GCTCGTTGCTTTcgtaagtaattttatttcgaagtattcgcgatattattttttctaataaGCGATATCCATCGATCCCTCGAGCAACGAACACATCGAtacgttattaatattttccaagattCTCGAAAcagtcgaagaaaaatattttccaagaccGTCCGGACGGTCGTGTACtttgcgcgataaaaaaaaaaaaaaaaaacacgtggcCGTGTCCAAAGGTTAAGACGAGTTTCGCATCGAAGAAGTTGCGAGATATTTACGTTACAAGTTCGGTAACGTCTTTCGAACTCGTTGATACTAGGTTAGAACACCCTACCAAATTATACCCGACAACAATTCCGATAACATTGTTTCGATTTTACGTGTACCGTTTCGGTAAGAACCGATATACACGTGTACTACAACTGTTCGAAACGGTTATTTTCGTATGCATTTGAATCGCAAATTTTGATTGGATTTTTCGTTCGCAGAACGAAATCCCGAACGGAACAGTTCGAGTCGTTGTTCTGGACGGACATTGCCGGCGAGAAGCACTTCCCGTCCGAGAAGGAGTTCGGCGCCATGATCAGGGATCTGGTCGTTAGCAAACTGAACGTGACGCTGTCGCAGCATCAATTAGAGAGGCTCGCGCGGCTGCGCACGCATCGCGTCGAGACCGAGCCGAGCAGACGACAGCTCGAGATGGAGAATCTCTGGCCGCTGTTGCAGGAGAACGAGTACCTGATGAGCATCCTCTACGAGGACAGGGACATTTTTCCCCAATTGATTGGCACGTGCGGGACGTTCTACGCGGTCGAGTACGTCAGACCGATCGAAACCCCCACAACGGTCCTGGCCCTGTCCGACTCGAAGCCGGAATGGGCGAAACGGTTGAAACTCGCTGTGATGATTCTGGACCTGCTCGAGGAACTCGACACCAGCTTCCCCGAGCCGATCTATCTGTGCGACGTGAAGATAAACCATTTCGGTCTGCCCCTCGGTGGTCAGAAACTCAAGTTCCTCGACCTGGACGGCGTGTTCCCTAAAACGATTATCAGCCGTATCACGTCGGACAGAAAGAGCTGCGAGAAACACGAGGATTGCGATTTCTTCGATTGCAGGTCCCTCTGCTCGAAGGACAAACGCTGCGAGTCCCCGGTCATGAACAATAATTTACAAGTAATTCGTCCCCACTGTTACGTAACAGTATGGATCTCCGTCCACACGTCGATCGATAATTAGAAATCTCGAATTGAATATTTCGCGGAGCAgtcgaagaaaaatgttttccaaGACCGTCCGAACGGTCGAGATTCTTCAATTTATATAGTCAATAGACTATAAATATGCGAATAGTTTGCCTCGTTCCTTGTACACGATATATTCGTGAATCGTTCGGAAACTCTCTCCAATTGTTTAGAACGATTTACGGTTCTACTTGTTGCATCGCGAAAATAAGCCCAATACTGTTATCTTTCGACGTAACTTAAACGAATCGGATCGTATATATTCGCAGATATATACtagatacaaaattatattttaatttcaaaatatcaGAGGGAGG includes these proteins:
- the Aln gene encoding divergent protein kinase domain 1C, translated to MNVRRLPGFMYHYKVITVFLASTLLLVVYLLLHWGIMCTNLEAWLHVSNVCSTHRKGSAIGILCEPLCSEKGIHSLACETLHAGKEAVFSAHWEATRLVFKASRTKSRTEQFESLFWTDIAGEKHFPSEKEFGAMIRDLVVSKLNVTLSQHQLERLARLRTHRVETEPSRRQLEMENLWPLLQENEYLMSILYEDRDIFPQLIGTCGTFYAVEYVRPIETPTTVLALSDSKPEWAKRLKLAVMILDLLEELDTSFPEPIYLCDVKINHFGLPLGGQKLKFLDLDGVFPKTIISRITSDRKSCEKHEDCDFFDCRSLCSKDKRCESPVMNNNLQIVCEKIFLGWTLSGTIIIPGLLMSEHTTSTLAVMLRQCANPAGDVEHLSRAAVPDSLKTRLYNILHEMEQEVAASV